In Gemmatimonadaceae bacterium, a single genomic region encodes these proteins:
- a CDS encoding type II secretion system F family protein encodes MPVYTYSARAINGELKNATIDAPSREEAVAQLRKQRLNVIKIDEATKKKKGGKVPMREIVIFTRQFSTMINAGLPLVQALDILANQSENQALKDTTKAVVFDVESGNTVADALRKHPNAFSDLYVNMVAAGEAGGILDTILMRLAVFMEKNDALVRKVKGAMIYPGVIMSVAVIAITVLLVFVIPVFENMFASVNMALPLPTRIVIGMSRFLKGYWWAVGAAGFGLFYMFRNYYATSGGKLVIDRLMLKTPVLGDVLRKSAVSRFTRTLGTLISSGVSILDGLEITAKTAGNRVIQDAIMESRASIAGGETISAPLKKSAVFPPMVISMIAVGEQTGGLDEMLTKIADFYDEEVDAAVSGLLAMMEPMMIVFLGVVVGGMVVSMYLPIFDMVNAAG; translated from the coding sequence ATGCCGGTTTACACATACAGCGCTCGCGCCATCAACGGCGAGCTGAAAAACGCGACGATCGACGCGCCGAGCCGCGAAGAGGCGGTTGCGCAGCTGCGAAAGCAGCGGCTCAACGTCATCAAGATCGACGAGGCGACGAAGAAGAAGAAAGGCGGCAAGGTCCCGATGCGTGAGATCGTGATCTTCACCCGCCAGTTCTCGACGATGATCAACGCCGGTCTCCCGCTCGTGCAGGCGCTCGATATTCTCGCGAATCAGAGCGAGAACCAGGCGCTGAAGGACACAACGAAGGCGGTGGTGTTCGACGTCGAGTCGGGCAACACGGTCGCCGACGCGCTGCGCAAGCATCCGAATGCGTTCAGCGATCTGTATGTGAACATGGTCGCCGCCGGTGAAGCGGGCGGTATTCTCGATACGATCCTGATGCGCCTCGCGGTTTTCATGGAGAAGAACGACGCGCTCGTTCGAAAGGTGAAGGGCGCGATGATCTACCCGGGCGTGATCATGAGCGTCGCCGTCATCGCAATCACCGTGCTGCTCGTGTTCGTGATTCCGGTGTTCGAGAACATGTTCGCATCCGTGAACATGGCGCTGCCGTTGCCGACGCGAATCGTGATTGGCATGTCGCGCTTCCTGAAAGGGTACTGGTGGGCGGTGGGCGCCGCGGGCTTCGGTCTCTTCTACATGTTCAGGAATTACTACGCGACGTCTGGTGGAAAGCTCGTCATCGACAGGCTGATGCTGAAGACGCCGGTGCTCGGCGACGTGTTGAGAAAATCGGCAGTGTCGCGATTCACTCGCACGTTAGGCACGTTGATCTCCTCGGGTGTCTCGATTCTCGACGGCCTCGAGATCACGGCGAAGACGGCGGGCAACCGGGTGATTCAGGACGCAATCATGGAATCGCGCGCGTCGATCGCCGGTGGTGAAACGATCTCGGCGCCGCTGAAGAAGAGCGCGGTCTTCCCACCGATGGTGATCTCGATGATCGCCGTCGGCGAGCAGACGGGCGGACTCGATGAAATGCTCACCAAGATCGCGGACTTCTACGATGAGGAAGTCGACGCGGCGGTGAGCGGATTGTTGGCGATGATGGAACCGATGATGATCGTCTTCCTCGGCGTCGTCGTCGGCGGCATGGTCGTCAGCATGTACCTGCCGATCTTCGACATGGTGAACGCCGCCGGATAA
- a CDS encoding type IV pilus twitching motility protein PilT has product MTAPNTGPSSLNLRVLLEEMIERGASDLHITAGERPKVRVDGEITNSNVDIVLQPKDCMQLAYSVLTENQKKKFEMEDELDFSFGIQNLARFRGNVFKQRGCVSMVIRQIPFQIRTFEELGLSKVLADMSDKPRGLILVTGPTGSGKSTTLAAMIDRINRQEKGHIITIEDPIEFIHRHQQCIVNQREVGSDTKSFGASLKYALRQDPDVVLIGEMRDLETIQAGLTIAETGHLAFATLHTNSAAEAINRIIDVFPSYQQGQVRAQLAFCLEGIITQTLLPKAKGRGRSMAAEILVCTPAIRALIREDKIHQIYSMMQSGKKYGMQTMNDALYQLYMSREVAWEEVIRASHDPIELARMCNMQIEGFDDDQPKKAAAGGGKPLGLKR; this is encoded by the coding sequence ATGACCGCTCCAAACACCGGACCCTCCAGCCTCAACCTCCGCGTCCTGCTCGAAGAAATGATCGAGCGGGGCGCGTCCGACCTGCACATCACCGCAGGCGAGCGGCCGAAGGTGCGCGTCGACGGCGAAATCACGAATTCGAACGTCGACATCGTACTGCAACCGAAGGATTGCATGCAGCTCGCGTACTCGGTGCTGACGGAGAATCAGAAGAAGAAGTTCGAGATGGAGGACGAGCTCGACTTCTCGTTCGGCATTCAGAACCTCGCGCGCTTCCGCGGCAACGTCTTCAAGCAACGTGGATGCGTATCGATGGTGATTCGACAGATCCCTTTCCAGATCCGGACCTTCGAGGAGCTTGGACTGTCGAAGGTGCTGGCCGATATGTCAGACAAGCCGCGCGGACTGATCCTCGTTACGGGTCCCACCGGCTCGGGAAAATCGACCACGCTCGCGGCGATGATCGACCGCATCAACCGGCAAGAGAAGGGGCACATCATCACGATCGAGGACCCGATCGAGTTCATCCATCGACATCAGCAGTGCATTGTCAATCAACGGGAAGTCGGCAGCGACACGAAGAGCTTCGGGGCCTCCCTGAAGTACGCGCTGCGTCAGGATCCCGACGTCGTGCTCATCGGCGAAATGCGAGACCTGGAGACCATCCAGGCGGGCCTAACGATCGCCGAAACCGGTCACCTCGCGTTCGCGACGCTCCACACCAACTCGGCGGCGGAAGCGATCAACCGTATCATCGACGTCTTCCCGTCCTATCAGCAGGGTCAGGTGCGCGCGCAGTTGGCGTTCTGTCTCGAGGGCATCATCACGCAGACGCTCTTGCCGAAGGCGAAAGGTCGCGGGCGGTCGATGGCGGCGGAGATCCTCGTCTGCACGCCCGCCATTCGCGCACTGATCCGTGAGGACAAGATCCACCAGATCTACTCGATGATGCAGTCGGGAAAGAAGTACGGCATGCAGACGATGAACGATGCGCTGTATCAGCTCTACATGTCGCGCGAAGTGGCGTGGGAAGAAGTGATCCGCGCGTCGCACGATCCGATCGAGCTGGCGCGTATGTGCAATATGCAAATCGAGGGCTTCGACGACGATCAGCCCAAGAAGGCCGCTGCGGGTGGTGGGAAGCCGTTAGGACTGAAGCGGTGA
- a CDS encoding ATPase, T2SS/T4P/T4SS family, with protein sequence MAAPVVAIERIGDLLVREGLITREQLARALEEQRQNGTRVGYNLIKLGFIEENELTKMLARQYKMPAIDLARFEVDPKIAKMIPTELAVKNLVIPLKRDGRTLTIAMADPTNLGVLEDLKFITRYDIFPVIAGEFTLRNVIEKIYGSQDEQRLQSLMAEIADDADIEVIEEHDDEATAADIDDAPVVKLINAILTDAVKRGASDIHFECFEHELRVRYRIDGALSEVMKPPMKLKAALISRFKIMAQLNIAERRVPQDGRIKLKVGTKVIDYRVSTLPTLFGEKVVLRILDKGNLTLDLEKFGIEPRAEKDLMEAVMNPYGMVLVTGPTGSGKTTTLYSALAKINQIDVNIMTAEDPVEYNMFGVNQVLVRNEVGMTFAAALKAFLRQDPNIIMVGEVRDLETGGIAIKAALTGHLVLSTLHTNSAPETVTRLLDMGLEPFNVASALNLVLAQRLLRRICNNCRTQYEPTDEELAGAKVTRETTLRDLRFTNEAIASAKAKATKEAQGILAYASLDTTVGELGFFKGTGCDTCAGTGLKGRQGVYEVMPMSQKIRRMIIMNAGAAEIRDGAIEEGMLTLRMDAWMKVIKGITTVEQMIRETAA encoded by the coding sequence ATGGCCGCTCCAGTCGTCGCCATCGAGCGAATCGGCGACCTCCTCGTCCGCGAGGGGCTCATCACGCGTGAGCAACTCGCGCGCGCGCTCGAAGAGCAGCGGCAAAACGGCACCCGGGTCGGGTACAATCTCATCAAGCTCGGCTTCATCGAAGAAAACGAGCTGACCAAAATGTTGGCGCGGCAGTACAAGATGCCCGCCATCGATCTCGCGCGCTTCGAAGTCGATCCGAAGATCGCGAAGATGATTCCCACCGAGCTCGCGGTGAAGAACCTCGTCATTCCGCTCAAACGCGACGGTCGCACGCTCACGATCGCGATGGCGGATCCGACGAACCTCGGCGTGCTCGAGGATCTCAAGTTCATCACACGCTACGACATCTTCCCCGTGATCGCGGGCGAGTTCACGCTCCGCAACGTCATCGAGAAGATCTACGGCTCGCAGGACGAGCAGCGCCTGCAAAGCTTGATGGCCGAGATCGCGGACGATGCCGACATCGAGGTCATCGAAGAGCACGACGACGAGGCGACGGCGGCGGACATCGACGACGCACCCGTCGTCAAACTGATCAACGCCATTCTCACCGACGCAGTCAAACGCGGCGCGTCGGATATTCATTTCGAGTGCTTCGAGCACGAGCTCCGCGTCAGGTATCGCATCGACGGTGCATTGAGTGAAGTCATGAAGCCGCCGATGAAGCTCAAGGCGGCGCTGATCTCGCGTTTCAAGATCATGGCGCAGCTGAACATCGCCGAGCGGCGCGTCCCGCAGGATGGACGCATCAAGCTGAAGGTCGGGACGAAGGTCATCGACTACCGCGTCTCGACGCTCCCGACGCTCTTTGGCGAGAAGGTCGTGCTCCGAATTCTCGACAAGGGCAACCTGACGCTCGACCTCGAGAAGTTCGGCATCGAGCCGCGCGCCGAGAAGGATCTCATGGAAGCGGTCATGAACCCGTACGGCATGGTGCTCGTCACCGGTCCAACCGGTTCCGGTAAGACGACGACGCTCTACTCGGCGCTCGCGAAGATCAATCAGATCGACGTGAACATCATGACGGCGGAAGACCCCGTCGAGTACAACATGTTCGGCGTCAATCAGGTTCTGGTGCGCAACGAAGTCGGCATGACGTTCGCCGCGGCGCTGAAAGCGTTCTTGCGTCAGGATCCGAACATCATCATGGTCGGTGAGGTTCGAGATCTCGAAACAGGCGGCATCGCGATCAAGGCCGCGCTCACGGGCCACCTGGTGCTCTCGACGCTGCACACGAACTCTGCGCCGGAGACGGTGACGCGCTTGCTCGACATGGGACTCGAGCCCTTCAACGTCGCGTCGGCGCTCAACCTCGTGCTCGCACAACGACTCCTGCGCCGCATCTGCAACAATTGCCGCACGCAGTATGAGCCGACCGACGAAGAGCTTGCCGGCGCGAAAGTGACGCGCGAGACGACGCTCAGAGATCTGCGCTTCACCAACGAAGCGATCGCCAGCGCGAAGGCGAAGGCGACGAAGGAAGCGCAGGGCATTCTCGCGTACGCTTCGCTCGATACGACAGTCGGTGAGCTTGGCTTCTTCAAGGGCACGGGGTGCGACACGTGTGCCGGCACGGGCCTGAAGGGACGCCAGGGCGTGTACGAGGTGATGCCGATGAGTCAGAAGATTCGCCGGATGATCATCATGAACGCCGGCGCCGCCGAGATTCGCGACGGTGCGATCGAAGAGGGAATGCTCACGCTCCGCATGGACGCGTGGATGAAGGTGATTAAAGGAATTACCACCGTAGAGCAGATGATCCGAGAAACGGCCGCGTGA